A single Triticum dicoccoides isolate Atlit2015 ecotype Zavitan chromosome 2A, WEW_v2.0, whole genome shotgun sequence DNA region contains:
- the LOC119353718 gene encoding putative MYST-like histone acetyltransferase 1: protein MGSMELSTAPENGTAAAAAACNGGAAPANGGVERRLRSSAASASWAAHLPLEVGTRVMCRWRDQKPHPVKVIERRKSAASSSPADYEYYVHYTEFNRRLDEWVKLEQLDLDTVEADVDEKVDDKATSLKMTRHQKRKIDETHVEQGHEELDAASLREHEEFTKVKNIAKIELGKYEIDTWYFSPFPPEYNDSAKLFFCEFCLNFMKRKEQLQRHMKKCDLKHPPGDEIYRCGTLSMFEVDGKKNKVYGQNLCYLAKLFLDHKTLYYDVDLFLFYILCECDDRGCHMVGYFSKEKHSEEAYNLACILTLPPYQRKGYGKFLIAFSYELSKKEGKVGTPERPLSDLGLLSYRGYWTRVLLEILKKHKSNISIKELSDMTAIKADDILSTLQSLDLIQYRKGQHVICADPKVLDRHLKAAGRGGLDVDVSKLIWTPYKEQG, encoded by the exons ATGGGCTCGATGGAGCTGTCCACCGCGCCGGAGAACGGCaccgccgcggccgccgcggcgTGCAACGGCGGGGCCGCCCCGGCGAACGGAGGGGTCGAGAGGAGGCTGAGATCCTCCGCCGCGTCCGCGTCCTGGGCGGCGCATCTGCCGCTGGAAGTGGGGACGCGCGTGATGTGCCGGTGGCGCGACCAGAAGCCCCACCCCGTCAAGGTCATCGAGCGCCGGaagtccgccgcctcctcctcccccgccgacTACGAGTACTACGTCCATTACACCGAGT TCAACAGGAGGTTGGATGAGTGGGTTAAACTTGAGCAACTTGATCTTGATACCGTCGAGGCTGATGTTGACGAGAAGGTAGACGATAAG GCAACAAGTTTGAAGATGACACGACACCAGAAACGTAAAATTGACGAAACACACGTGGAG CAAGGTCACGAGGAGCTTGATGCTGCTAGTTTGCGGGAGCATGAGGAGTTCACAAAGGTGAAAAATATAGCGAAGATAGAACTTGGGAAATATGAGATAGATACCTGGTATTTCTCTCCTTTCCCACCAGAGTACAATGACTCTGCGAAGCTGTTCTTCTGTGAGTTTTGCCTGAACTTCATGAAGCGCAAAGAACAGCTTCAGAGGCACATG AAGAAGTGTGATCTTAAGCATCCCCCGGGTGATGAAATCTACAGATGTGGAACTCTATCAATGTTTGAG GTTGATGGCAAGAAGAATAAGGTTTATGGACAGAACCTTTGCTATCTGGCCAAGCTATTCCTTGATCACAAAACACTCTACTACGATGTGGATTTGTTCTTGTTCTATATCCTGTGTGAATGTGATGACCGGGGATGCCATATGGTGGGATATTTCTCCAAG GAGAAGCACTCTGAGGAAGCTTATAATTTGGCCTGCATTCTCACTCTCCCTCCATACCAAAGAAAGGGTTATGGAAAGTTCTTGATTGCTTTCT CTTATGAGCTTTCTAAAAAGGAAGGTAAAGTGGGAACACCGGAGCGTCCTCTCTCAGATCTTGGTCTGCTCAGTTATAGAGGCTATTGGACTAGAGTACTTCTGGAAATTTTGAAGAAACATAAGAGCAACATATCTATTAAG GAGCTGAGCGACATGACGGCAATCAAAGCGGACGACATCTTGAGCACGCTGCAGAGCCTGGACCTGATCCAGTACCGGAAAGGGCAGCACGTCATCTGCGCAGACCCAAAGGTCCTCGACCGCCACCTCAAGGCCGCGGGGCGGGGGGGCCTCGACGTCGACGTTAGCAAGCTGATCTGGACACCGTACAAAGAGCAAGGCTAA